From Paraburkholderia sabiae, a single genomic window includes:
- a CDS encoding ABC transporter permease → MPNVLTTVAHAPVTPTRQRRDWRNIRLLIPGIVLLVIFFMLPVLSLLLRSVLDPTPGLHNYAQLLGSSTYLRVFGNTFLVATVVTVVTVAIGFPTAWLLAIAPRRLTSLLFSILLLSMWTNLLARTFAWMVLLQATGPINRMLMAIGLISEPLALVNNLVGVTIGMTYIMLPFLVMPLHATLRSIDPSTLRAAAVCGASRWQAFWRILVPLAMPGIASGALMVFVMALGYFVTPALLGGAQYMMLAELIAQLVQQLLNWGLAGAAAFVLLAVTLGLYALQLRFTGARATSGGL, encoded by the coding sequence ATGCCTAACGTTCTAACGACCGTCGCGCATGCGCCGGTGACACCCACACGCCAGCGTCGCGACTGGCGCAACATTCGCCTGTTGATACCGGGCATCGTGCTGCTCGTGATCTTCTTCATGCTGCCCGTGTTGTCGCTGCTGCTGCGCAGCGTGCTGGATCCCACGCCGGGGCTGCACAACTATGCGCAGCTTCTCGGCTCGTCGACCTATCTGCGCGTGTTCGGCAACACGTTCCTCGTCGCGACGGTCGTGACCGTGGTGACGGTGGCGATCGGCTTTCCGACCGCGTGGCTGCTCGCCATCGCGCCGCGCAGGCTGACCTCGCTGCTGTTTTCGATTCTGCTGCTTTCGATGTGGACCAACCTGCTGGCGCGAACCTTCGCATGGATGGTTCTGCTTCAGGCGACGGGCCCGATCAACCGCATGCTGATGGCAATCGGTCTGATCAGCGAGCCGCTGGCGCTCGTCAACAACCTGGTCGGTGTGACGATCGGCATGACCTACATCATGTTGCCGTTTCTCGTGATGCCGCTGCATGCGACGCTGCGCAGCATCGATCCGTCGACACTGCGTGCCGCGGCCGTTTGCGGCGCGAGCCGCTGGCAGGCCTTCTGGCGCATCCTGGTGCCGCTCGCGATGCCGGGCATCGCATCGGGTGCGCTGATGGTGTTCGTGATGGCGCTCGGCTATTTCGTGACCCCGGCGCTGCTCGGCGGCGCGCAATACATGATGCTCGCCGAACTGATCGCACAGCTCGTGCAGCAGTTGCTGAACTGGGGTCTTGCAGGCGCAGCCGCGTTCGTGCTGCTCGCCGTGACGCTCGGGCTCTATGCGCTGCAACTGCGCTTCACCGGCGCACGCGCCACTAGCGGAGGTCTCTGA
- a CDS encoding ABC transporter substrate-binding protein yields MTLTRTLKTAPLIALCATALTATPALAADPIVFTSWGGTTQSSQQKDWAQPFTQATGVNVLMDGPTDYGKLKAMVDSGNVNWDVVDVEGDFAYAAQKAGLIEPIDYSVVKKDELDPRFSAPDAVGSFYYSFVLGYNKSKYTGAQPQNWADLFDTKKFPGKRTFYKWSAPGVLEIALLADGVPADKLYPLDLDRAFKKLDTIKGDIVWWSGGAQSQQLLASGEAPVGMFWNGRLHALEQTGVPVGVSWNQNLTAADMLVIPKGAKHKAEAMKFLAAATSAQAQAKFAQNTGYAPINVKSAALMPPAVAKTLPDQYKTSQINLDMKYWADNRDAIAKRWYAWQSK; encoded by the coding sequence ATGACCCTCACACGCACGCTGAAGACCGCTCCGCTGATCGCGCTCTGCGCGACTGCCCTCACGGCGACGCCGGCGCTCGCTGCCGATCCCATCGTTTTCACGAGCTGGGGCGGCACGACGCAGTCTTCGCAGCAGAAGGACTGGGCGCAACCATTCACCCAGGCGACGGGCGTCAACGTGCTGATGGATGGCCCGACCGACTACGGCAAGCTCAAGGCGATGGTCGACAGCGGCAACGTGAACTGGGATGTCGTCGATGTCGAAGGCGACTTCGCGTATGCCGCGCAAAAAGCCGGGTTGATCGAGCCGATCGACTATTCCGTCGTGAAGAAGGACGAACTCGATCCGCGCTTCTCGGCGCCGGATGCGGTCGGCAGCTTCTATTACTCGTTCGTGCTCGGCTACAACAAGTCGAAGTACACGGGCGCGCAGCCGCAAAACTGGGCCGATCTGTTCGACACGAAGAAATTCCCCGGCAAGCGCACGTTCTACAAGTGGTCCGCACCCGGCGTGCTCGAAATCGCACTGCTCGCCGACGGCGTGCCCGCCGACAAGCTCTATCCGCTCGACCTCGATCGCGCGTTCAAGAAGCTCGACACGATCAAGGGCGACATCGTCTGGTGGAGCGGCGGCGCGCAATCGCAGCAATTACTGGCATCGGGCGAAGCGCCTGTCGGCATGTTCTGGAATGGCCGACTGCATGCGCTCGAACAGACGGGCGTACCCGTCGGCGTTTCATGGAACCAGAACCTGACGGCGGCCGACATGCTCGTGATTCCGAAGGGCGCGAAGCACAAGGCAGAAGCGATGAAGTTCCTCGCTGCCGCAACGAGTGCTCAGGCGCAGGCGAAGTTCGCGCAGAACACGGGCTACGCGCCGATCAACGTGAAGTCGGCTGCGCTGATGCCGCCCGCCGTCGCGAAGACGCTGCCCGATCAGTACAAGACTTCGCAGATCAATCTCGACATGAAGTACTGGGCTGACAACCGCGACGCGATCGCCAAGCGCTGGTACGCATGGCAGTCGAAATAA
- a CDS encoding GntR family transcriptional regulator, with protein MSDLKVVRETKTLRELTLDKLRDAIVRGYFPPGARLVERTLCDELGVSRTIVREVLRHLETEGLVDVAARQGPVVARLNPAQVSEIYELRGLLEANAARACAGRSTPELVKQLRGIRKKIEAAFQAEDLSAVLAHTEHFYDALFEGAQKTVSLAVVKSLNARINRLRALTIATPGRSIESNREMNRMLDAIERRDGEAAFAASIAHISRTAELALEALARRGEGELPA; from the coding sequence ATGTCAGACCTTAAAGTTGTCCGTGAGACCAAAACCCTTCGCGAACTGACCCTAGACAAGCTGCGCGACGCGATCGTGCGAGGCTACTTTCCGCCGGGCGCGCGTCTGGTTGAACGCACGTTGTGCGACGAACTGGGCGTGAGTCGAACGATCGTGCGCGAGGTGTTGCGACACCTGGAGACTGAAGGACTCGTCGACGTAGCAGCCCGCCAGGGGCCCGTCGTCGCGCGACTGAATCCTGCCCAGGTTAGCGAGATTTACGAGCTGCGCGGTTTGCTGGAAGCGAACGCGGCGCGCGCGTGCGCCGGGCGGTCGACTCCCGAACTCGTGAAGCAGTTGCGAGGCATCCGCAAGAAAATCGAGGCCGCGTTCCAGGCGGAAGACCTGTCAGCCGTGCTAGCCCACACAGAGCATTTCTACGACGCGCTATTCGAAGGCGCGCAGAAGACTGTCTCGCTCGCGGTGGTCAAGTCGTTGAATGCGCGGATCAATCGCTTGCGGGCGCTCACGATCGCCACGCCGGGGCGCAGCATCGAGTCGAATCGCGAGATGAACAGGATGCTCGATGCAATCGAGCGACGCGATGGCGAGGCGGCATTTGCTGCGTCGATCGCGCATATCAGCCGCACGGCGGAACTCGCGCTCGAAGCGCTTGCCCGTCGAGGCGAAGGGGAACTCCCAGCCTGA
- a CDS encoding IS110 family RNA-guided transposase: MNYSGIDLHSNNSVVSVIDETDRVVAEKRLPNDLTKILAFLAPWRAGMAGVVVESTFNWYWLVDGLQTAGYVVHLANTTAIKKYDGLKHSGDETDARYLAHLLRLGILPVGTILPARLREVRDLARKRMQLVRSCTSHILAVENITARQYGTRITSNQVKRLDEHAVNQMGLPDNVALAVRANIAVITTLRDQIAIVERRLRKEVARHPDYVLLTTVPGIGQTLATVIMLETGTIDRFANAGNFASYARCVDSQRMSNGKKKGEGNTRNGNPYLCWAFIEAANFAMHFSTEARRFYERKKARTNSVLARKALAHKLARACFHMLKERKPFDVTRCFA, from the coding sequence ATGAACTATAGCGGCATTGACCTGCATTCGAACAATAGCGTGGTGAGCGTGATCGACGAAACGGACCGCGTGGTCGCCGAAAAACGCCTGCCGAACGACCTGACGAAGATCCTGGCTTTCCTTGCCCCATGGCGAGCCGGGATGGCCGGGGTCGTGGTCGAATCCACGTTCAACTGGTACTGGCTTGTCGACGGCCTGCAGACGGCCGGCTACGTGGTTCATCTCGCCAACACCACCGCGATCAAAAAATACGACGGGCTCAAACATAGTGGCGACGAGACCGACGCGCGTTACCTGGCCCACCTGCTACGCCTGGGGATCCTTCCGGTGGGCACCATCCTGCCGGCGAGACTCCGTGAGGTACGAGACCTGGCACGCAAGCGAATGCAGCTGGTACGCAGCTGCACCAGTCACATTCTCGCCGTCGAGAACATTACAGCGCGTCAGTATGGCACGCGAATCACGAGTAATCAGGTCAAGCGACTCGACGAACATGCTGTCAATCAGATGGGCCTGCCCGACAATGTGGCGCTCGCGGTCCGCGCGAACATCGCGGTCATCACGACGCTTCGCGATCAGATTGCTATCGTCGAAAGGCGTCTCCGGAAGGAAGTCGCGCGACATCCCGACTATGTCTTGCTGACCACGGTGCCCGGCATCGGCCAGACGCTCGCCACCGTGATCATGCTCGAAACCGGAACCATCGATCGTTTCGCCAACGCTGGAAACTTCGCTTCTTACGCACGGTGCGTGGACAGCCAGCGCATGAGCAACGGCAAGAAAAAGGGCGAAGGCAATACCAGGAACGGAAATCCATACCTGTGCTGGGCATTCATCGAGGCGGCCAACTTCGCGATGCACTTTAGCACCGAAGCCCGGCGGTTCTACGAACGCAAGAAAGCGAGGACGAATTCAGTGCTCGCTCGCAAGGCTCTGGCTCACAAGCTGGCCCGCGCGTGTTTCCACATGCTGAAGGAGCGCAAACCATTTGATGTGACTCGCTGCTTCGCATAA